The DNA window GGGGCCGTCGTACACGCAGGGCCCGCCACTGAGTTGGCAGAACTGGTTCACCAGGCTTTCCTTGAGCGCAGCGGGCTTGGTGTCTTTGAACTGGCTGCCAATGCGTGGGTGGCGCACCAGACGTTCGACAAAATCATCGACCAGGCGCACGATGCCGGCCTTCTCGCCCAGCGCGGCATACAGACCGGCTGGGGCTGGGGCCAGGGGCGCAGCGGCAATCGACGGGGACGCCGCAGCAGGGGTTTGGGCGTGCACGCCCGTCAGGCTGGCACTCGCCAGCAACAGGGCGCAAGACAGGGCAGTGGTGTTTTTCATGGCAATGTTCTGCAGCGGGTTCAGAAAGCGACCTGGGCTGAGAGGTAGGCACCGCTCTGGCGGCGTCCGTTGGTGATACCCGGCACCACACGGCCCAAGTCTGCCCAGGCGAGGGTGAGCGAGAGGTTCTTGGTGGGCGCCCAGGCGATGAAAATGTCTTTCCAGGCGTCTTCGCGCAGTGCGGAACCCAAACCGGCCGCGCGGCCCGTGGCCTGCAGGTTGTCGGGCTTGAAGCGCACTTCGGCCCCAATGGCCAGGTCGCGCCGCAGCAGCCAGGCCACCGAAAACTCGGGTTGCAGGCTGCGGCTGTTGCGCCCTGGCGCCCCCGCCCCAAAACCCAGCAGGCCATTCTGGTTGGCGCGCGTGGAGCGCAGCGTGGCATTCAGCAACAGGCCTTTGTCCAGCACCAGCTTGGTGGCGCTGACGTAAAAATCCGTGGATTGCGTGTCGGCCCCCACAAAATCAAACACCGACTGCAGCGAGCCCGGCCGCACGCGCTTGTGCTCCAGGCCCACGGCAATCTGGGGCATCCAGGTGTCTGCGTCGAGCACGGCGTCGCCCGCCACGCGCAGCTTGACACCGAGCACGTCCATGCGGATGTGCTGGCCGGGCTGCACGCCAAACGGGGCAATGCTGTTGAGGGCCACGGCCGCCCCGGCATTAAAGTCCTGCCGCGCCACCGACAGCTCGACGCGCTCGTTCCAGGCCAGCGCCGCGCCATAGCTGGTCAGCGCGTAGTCCTGCGTGACGGCACGGGTGGTGAAGGCGCTGGCGCCCCACTCGCCCTCGGTGGCGTTGCTGCCGATCACGGCCCAGGGCGTGATGCCGCCCCCGGCCGTGCCCGTGATGCTGCTGACGCCACCCGTGAGCAGCAGTTTGCCGGTGTCGGCCTGCGCCAGCGGACTGGCCAGGGCCAGGGCCGCCAGCAGAAAAAGAGGTGTGCGGTTCATCGGGGGTTTCCTTGTTATTTGCGGCACGCATGCGTTGGGGGGGATGCCCTGCACAGGCGGATCTGCCAGCGCGGGGCCGAACGCTCCCTGCATTGTGTCGAAGGAATGCCAAGGCTGCTGATGAAGGGCGATGCAGCCCCTGGCGCACCCTGCCGGGTGCAGATGGCCCCGATGGCAGGCCAGGCCGAGGCTACCGCGGGTAGGTGCCCGGCAGCAGGATGCTCTCGTCCACGGTGTTGATGTCGGTGCGGCCGCAAAACGCCATGGTGAGGTCGAGTTCCTTGCGGATGATCTCCAGCGCCCGCGTCACGCCCAGCTCCCCGTAAGCCCCCAGGCCATAGAGGAAGGCACGGCCGATCAGGGTGCCCTGCGCACCCAGGGCGCGGGCCTTGAGCACGTCCTGGCCGCTGCGGATGCCGCCGTCCATCCACACCTCGATGTCCTTGCCCACCGCCTGCGCGATGGAAGGCAGCGCAGTAATCGACGAGGGTGCGCCGTCGAGCTGGCGCCCGCCGTGGTTGCTGACGATCAGCGCATCAGCCCCACTGTTGGCAGCCAGGCGGGCG is part of the Simplicispira sp. 125 genome and encodes:
- a CDS encoding group 1 truncated hemoglobin, with amino-acid sequence MKNTTALSCALLLASASLTGVHAQTPAAASPSIAAAPLAPAPAGLYAALGEKAGIVRLVDDFVERLVRHPRIGSQFKDTKPAALKESLVNQFCQLSGGPCVYDGPEMGELHADMDINKGDFNALVETLQRAMDAQGIAFTQQNRLLALLAPMHRDIITVH
- a CDS encoding DUF3034 family protein, which gives rise to MNRTPLFLLAALALASPLAQADTGKLLLTGGVSSITGTAGGGITPWAVIGSNATEGEWGASAFTTRAVTQDYALTSYGAALAWNERVELSVARQDFNAGAAVALNSIAPFGVQPGQHIRMDVLGVKLRVAGDAVLDADTWMPQIAVGLEHKRVRPGSLQSVFDFVGADTQSTDFYVSATKLVLDKGLLLNATLRSTRANQNGLLGFGAGAPGRNSRSLQPEFSVAWLLRRDLAIGAEVRFKPDNLQATGRAAGLGSALREDAWKDIFIAWAPTKNLSLTLAWADLGRVVPGITNGRRQSGAYLSAQVAF